ATGATCTCGGCGTCGAGACCGTATCTGGCTGCGCGCCACTTGTTTTCCTTCACATGCCACGGCTGCATGTTCGGCAACGTCTCCCCCGCGCTGAGGCGGCGGTCGAGATCAACGATGAGGCAGTGAACCAACGCGACCAGCGCGCCCAGTTCCGCGCGCGTCGACACCCCGTCGAACACCCGCACTTCGATGGTTCCCCACTTGGGTGCCGGGCGAATATCCCAATGCATGCCACCGATCTTGGTGATCACGCCGGTCTTCATCTGGTCGTCGATGAACGACTCGTATTCGGCCCAGCTCTCGAACTGGTACGGCAGACCCGCCGTTGGCAACTGCTGGAACATCAGTGCCCGGTTGGACGCATAGCCGGTATCGACACCCGCCCACATCGGCGACGACGCCGACAGCGCCAACAGATGCGGATACCGCTGCAACAGTGCGTTGATGATGGGGAACACCCGATCCGCCGAGGACACGCCGACGTGAACGTGCACACCCCAGATCAGCATCTGACGGCCCCACCACTGCGTGCGCTCGATCAGCTCGTCGTAATCAGGCGTGCGCGTGACCAACTGAGTC
The nucleotide sequence above comes from Rhodococcus sp. KBS0724. Encoded proteins:
- a CDS encoding glutamate--cysteine ligase; this translates as MVVPFPGSPRPTLGVEWEIALVDRVTRDLSNTAAEVFSAVEELAGSETPHITKELLRNTVELVTGIHDTVGEAMSDLDASLDLLRRAANPLGVDLICAGTHPFAQWSTQLVTRTPDYDELIERTQWWGRQMLIWGVHVHVGVSSADRVFPIINALLQRYPHLLALSASSPMWAGVDTGYASNRALMFQQLPTAGLPYQFESWAEYESFIDDQMKTGVITKIGGMHWDIRPAPKWGTIEVRVFDGVSTRAELGALVALVHCLIVDLDRRLSAGETLPNMQPWHVKENKWRAARYGLDAEIILDSAANECLVTDDLERLLEDLTPVAVSLGCADELASVAEIPRRGASYQRQRRVAEAHGGDLVAVVDALVAELGT